In Brevibacterium zhoupengii, the following are encoded in one genomic region:
- a CDS encoding class I SAM-dependent methyltransferase, whose translation MAESAEDRYARWQWIHETAVMTGWDFAALGSRLVADDPPWDFDLTCAKAMARLQPCLDMGTGGGERLSKLVKSVSTVGGFISRRSSVHASEGWKPNLELATSALAEYSIEVREYDSETGQPMPWPDDYFTLVMNRHESYDPAELARVIAPDGRFLTQQVDGTEAGEFRLWFGGRPETPENQLGPRLDELEAQGFTITDADEWTGTMEFADVEAIIEYLAYIPWDVPGFTVADNLVALDRLATRRTPIEVTQKRFRIAAQR comes from the coding sequence GTGGCCGAATCTGCAGAGGACCGATACGCCCGATGGCAATGGATCCACGAGACAGCGGTGATGACCGGGTGGGACTTCGCCGCCCTCGGCTCGCGTCTCGTCGCCGACGATCCGCCCTGGGATTTTGACCTGACCTGCGCCAAGGCGATGGCGCGTCTGCAGCCGTGCCTCGATATGGGAACCGGCGGAGGCGAGCGCCTGAGCAAACTCGTCAAAAGTGTCAGCACCGTAGGAGGCTTCATCAGTCGCAGATCCTCGGTCCACGCCAGCGAAGGGTGGAAGCCGAACCTGGAGTTGGCCACCTCGGCGCTGGCCGAATACAGCATCGAGGTGCGTGAGTACGACAGCGAGACCGGGCAGCCTATGCCTTGGCCCGACGACTACTTCACCCTCGTGATGAACCGACATGAGAGCTACGACCCGGCGGAGCTCGCCCGTGTCATCGCACCCGACGGACGCTTCCTCACCCAGCAGGTCGACGGCACGGAGGCCGGCGAATTCCGCCTCTGGTTCGGTGGCCGGCCCGAAACCCCGGAGAATCAGCTCGGGCCCCGCCTCGACGAGCTCGAGGCCCAGGGCTTCACCATCACCGATGCCGATGAGTGGACCGGCACGATGGAATTCGCCGACGTCGAGGCGATCATCGAGTACCTCGCCTACATCCCCTGGGACGTTCCAGGATTCACGGTGGCAGACAACCTCGTCGCCCTCGATCGGCTCGCGACCCGCAGAACTCCGATCGAGGTGACGCAGAAACGCTTCCGCATCGCCGCCCAACGGTAG
- a CDS encoding DoxX family protein, translating to MTLLPDPWWPVAVMAFIVGVDGLLTFWPPKVIADCLDGVGLPRDWWWVLAVVKFLAAAGLIAGFWIPGVGLAAIVGLIVYFLTAAGAHLRAGYIGRDFWLNCLGMLVLNVLVLVICFLV from the coding sequence ATGACCCTGCTCCCCGATCCCTGGTGGCCGGTGGCGGTGATGGCCTTCATCGTCGGCGTCGACGGACTCCTGACCTTCTGGCCGCCGAAGGTCATCGCCGACTGCTTGGACGGAGTCGGACTCCCCCGCGACTGGTGGTGGGTGCTGGCGGTGGTGAAGTTCCTCGCGGCGGCGGGGCTGATCGCAGGCTTCTGGATCCCGGGGGTCGGACTGGCCGCGATCGTCGGACTCATCGTCTACTTTCTCACCGCAGCCGGGGCCCATCTGCGCGCGGGCTACATCGGCCGCGACTTCTGGCTCAACTGCCTTGGGATGCTCGTGCTCAACGTCCTCGTCCTCGTCATCTGCTTCCTCGTCTGA
- a CDS encoding TetR/AcrR family transcriptional regulator produces the protein MPTEHVHSRAGRRLRTEEKIISSAADLFLELGYKATTVRGIAKHSEVSVGRVMAAGDKDVLLVRCYDRWIGQLQSGTYTLPARARAITEEAPPARGGAKPAATSAVQNHLVGIFLPFLEFFASHEDLSRDYAAALIREAGKPQVFETLADDLQDKLSSSLVSIGISEAYAQASAVALYDSYLGILFRWAASDMSLHEATDALSQSIAFHTQLRRPV, from the coding sequence ATGCCCACTGAACATGTTCACTCACGCGCTGGTCGTCGTCTGAGGACTGAGGAGAAGATCATCTCCTCCGCCGCCGATCTCTTCCTCGAGCTCGGCTACAAGGCCACGACGGTCAGAGGCATCGCCAAACACTCCGAGGTGTCCGTGGGCAGAGTGATGGCCGCCGGCGACAAGGATGTCCTCCTCGTCCGCTGCTACGACCGGTGGATCGGACAGCTCCAATCCGGGACCTACACTCTTCCGGCTCGGGCCCGTGCCATCACCGAGGAGGCACCTCCTGCACGTGGCGGCGCCAAGCCAGCGGCCACCTCGGCGGTGCAGAACCACCTCGTGGGGATCTTCCTGCCCTTCCTCGAATTCTTCGCCTCTCACGAGGATCTGTCCCGGGACTATGCGGCCGCACTGATACGCGAGGCGGGCAAACCCCAGGTGTTCGAGACCCTGGCGGACGACCTGCAGGACAAACTGTCGTCAAGTCTGGTCTCGATCGGGATCAGCGAAGCATATGCCCAGGCCAGTGCTGTCGCGCTCTACGACTCCTATCTGGGCATCCTGTTTAGGTGGGCGGCCAGCGATATGAGTCTGCACGAGGCCACCGATGCCCTCTCACAGAGCATCGCCTTCCACACCCAGCTGCGCAGGCCCGTATGA
- a CDS encoding Nramp family divalent metal transporter: MTVDPTSSGTSVTAARPKKVSTFFLLGPAFVAAIAYVDPGNVAANLSAGAQYGYLLVWVLVAANLIAVLVQYLSSKLGLVSGQSLPGLLGNRLSRRSRLAYWGQAEVVAIATDVAEVIGGAIALKILFDLPLLLGGLIVGVVSLFLLSIQSTRGQRPFETVIITLLAIIAIGFLAGLFVGDVNWGQAAGGIVPRLEGTNSVVLAASMLGATVMPHAIYLHSALSVDRHGTAPRASIPQLLKASRWDVVLSLVIAGSVNIAMLLLAAASLRGQDGTDTIEGAHAVVSANLGEIVGLFFGIGLLASGLASSAVGSYAGASIMQGLLRVNVPIVWQRAVTMIPALIILSLGVDPTWSLVLSQVVLSLGIPFAMVPLVRLTMNRSVMGQYANSRIITIVAILASGLIIALNVVLIVLLALGID; the protein is encoded by the coding sequence ATGACCGTCGATCCAACCAGCTCCGGCACTTCCGTCACTGCTGCACGCCCGAAGAAGGTGTCGACATTCTTCCTGCTGGGGCCGGCCTTCGTCGCGGCAATCGCATACGTCGATCCCGGCAACGTCGCCGCGAACCTCAGCGCCGGCGCCCAGTACGGATATCTGCTCGTGTGGGTCCTCGTCGCGGCCAACCTCATCGCCGTGCTCGTCCAATACCTGTCCTCGAAGCTCGGGCTCGTCTCCGGGCAGTCACTGCCCGGACTCCTCGGCAACAGGCTCAGCCGACGGTCGCGACTGGCGTACTGGGGGCAGGCGGAGGTCGTGGCCATCGCCACCGACGTCGCCGAGGTGATCGGCGGTGCCATCGCCCTGAAGATCCTCTTCGACCTGCCGCTGTTATTGGGCGGCCTCATCGTCGGCGTCGTGTCCCTGTTCCTGCTCTCGATCCAGTCCACCCGCGGTCAGCGCCCCTTCGAAACGGTGATCATCACCCTGCTCGCAATCATCGCCATTGGCTTTCTAGCAGGCCTGTTCGTCGGCGATGTGAATTGGGGACAAGCGGCAGGTGGAATCGTACCCAGACTCGAAGGCACGAACTCAGTGGTCCTGGCCGCCAGCATGCTGGGCGCGACCGTGATGCCCCACGCGATCTACCTGCATTCGGCGCTGTCCGTTGATCGCCACGGCACCGCCCCGCGAGCCTCGATTCCTCAGCTGCTCAAGGCCAGTCGCTGGGACGTCGTGCTCTCCCTCGTCATCGCCGGCTCGGTCAATATCGCGATGCTGCTCCTGGCCGCGGCCTCACTGCGCGGTCAGGACGGTACCGACACGATCGAGGGCGCACACGCGGTCGTGAGCGCCAACCTCGGCGAGATCGTGGGCCTGTTCTTCGGCATCGGACTGCTCGCCTCCGGCCTGGCCTCGAGTGCTGTCGGGTCCTACGCGGGGGCATCGATCATGCAGGGACTGCTGCGGGTCAACGTCCCGATCGTGTGGCAACGTGCGGTGACGATGATTCCCGCGCTCATCATTCTCAGCCTCGGCGTGGACCCGACCTGGTCGCTCGTCCTCAGCCAGGTCGTGCTCAGCCTCGGAATTCCCTTCGCCATGGTGCCCCTGGTCCGGCTGACGATGAATCGGAGCGTGATGGGCCAGTACGCGAACTCACGGATCATCACGATCGTTGCGATCCTGGCCTCGGGACTCATCATCGCCCTCAACGTCGTCCTCATCGTGCTCTTGGCGCTGGGTATCGACTGA
- a CDS encoding lipase maturation factor family protein: MITVDTTAVLSFLAAGDYTIAREIIQRGFAALFFIAFLSAWNQFPALLGERGLTPAPRFIAATTSAQAPSLFRWKRLAYTDRRLRIVCGIGMLAAMTVVIGLPQAGPAWTTIPVFGLMWWLYFSISSIGQRFYGFGWESLLLEAGFLIGFLGSHEVAPSLLMILFLRWFVVRVEFGAGMIKMRGDSSWRDLTAMDYHHQTQPMPGPFSRRAHLMPGWWHRGETLGSHLVQLIAPWLLFLPQPIASFAAAAIIITQLALVITGNYAWLNWATILLAFAGISDSFLAWIVGGPWPGWGWPIGSLAEVAGSSTSNAEFGSAGSADVLSLWWAILIAVFVIWQCVLNVPALRNLFSSRQKMNASFNRWGLGNAYGAFGSMTESRDEIIIEGTLDPGATMDSGDWRPYVFKGKPGNVLRRSPIVAPYHLRLDWLMWFAALGDYRQSWFYALLERIGNGDPQIRTQLGPDPFDGQAPALIRVRVFTYRYATGEERRAAANEGQPRPWWVRSNPRTMVEPTDLRDG; encoded by the coding sequence GTGATCACCGTGGACACGACCGCGGTGCTGTCATTCTTGGCCGCCGGTGACTACACGATCGCCCGAGAGATCATCCAACGCGGGTTCGCGGCACTGTTCTTCATCGCCTTCCTCAGCGCCTGGAACCAGTTTCCCGCTCTCCTAGGCGAACGTGGTCTGACTCCGGCACCACGATTCATCGCGGCCACCACCTCCGCTCAAGCACCGAGCCTGTTTCGGTGGAAGCGCTTGGCCTACACCGACCGCCGACTGCGCATCGTGTGCGGAATCGGCATGCTCGCAGCCATGACCGTCGTCATCGGTCTCCCCCAGGCCGGGCCCGCATGGACCACGATTCCCGTGTTCGGACTCATGTGGTGGCTCTACTTCTCGATCTCGAGCATCGGGCAGCGCTTCTATGGCTTCGGCTGGGAATCGCTCCTTCTCGAGGCCGGGTTCCTCATCGGCTTCCTCGGCTCCCACGAGGTGGCACCCTCGCTGCTGATGATCCTCTTCCTCCGCTGGTTCGTCGTCCGCGTCGAGTTCGGGGCGGGCATGATCAAGATGCGCGGCGACAGCTCCTGGCGGGATCTCACCGCCATGGACTATCACCATCAGACTCAGCCGATGCCCGGTCCCTTCAGCCGCCGCGCCCATCTCATGCCCGGGTGGTGGCATCGCGGGGAGACGCTGGGCAGCCATCTCGTCCAGCTCATCGCACCGTGGCTGCTCTTCCTCCCCCAACCCATCGCCTCGTTCGCGGCCGCCGCCATCATCATCACGCAGCTGGCGCTGGTCATCACCGGCAACTATGCCTGGTTGAACTGGGCGACGATCCTGCTCGCCTTCGCCGGGATCAGCGACTCGTTCCTCGCCTGGATCGTCGGTGGGCCCTGGCCCGGATGGGGGTGGCCCATCGGGTCCCTCGCCGAGGTGGCCGGGTCGTCGACGTCGAACGCTGAGTTCGGGTCGGCTGGGTCGGCCGACGTCCTCTCCCTGTGGTGGGCGATCCTCATCGCGGTCTTCGTCATCTGGCAGTGCGTACTCAACGTCCCCGCTCTGCGCAACCTGTTCTCGTCACGTCAGAAAATGAACGCCAGCTTCAACCGGTGGGGTCTGGGCAACGCCTATGGCGCCTTCGGCTCGATGACCGAGTCCCGTGATGAGATCATCATCGAAGGCACCCTCGACCCGGGCGCGACCATGGACTCAGGCGACTGGCGACCCTACGTGTTCAAGGGCAAGCCAGGGAATGTGCTGAGGCGCTCCCCCATTGTTGCGCCCTATCATCTGCGCCTGGATTGGCTGATGTGGTTCGCAGCCCTCGGCGACTACCGGCAGTCCTGGTTCTACGCGCTGCTCGAGCGCATCGGGAACGGCGACCCGCAGATCCGCACGCAGCTGGGACCAGATCCCTTCGACGGTCAGGCACCGGCCCTCATCCGGGTACGAGTCTTCACCTACCGCTACGCCACCGGCGAGGAACGGCGTGCGGCCGCGAACGAAGGCCAACCTCGGCCGTGGTGGGTGCGGTCGAATCCTCGCACCATGGTCGAGCCCACGGACCTGCGGGACGGGTGA